TCGACAGTCGGTGAGCAATAATCAAGGCAGTACGTCCTTGAATCATCTGTTCGATGCTCGCCTGAATACGGGCTTCAGTCAAGGTGTCAATAGAAGAAGTCGCTTCGTCCATAATCAAGATGCGAGGGTCGGTCAATACTGCTCGGGCAAAAGAAATCAGTTGACGCTCACCCATCGAAAGTTTTTCGCCCCCCTCTCCTACTTCCTCCTCCAATCGGCTTACAAAATCCTCAGCACCCAACAACCTCAAAGCTGCAATGATGTCTTCATCCGTTGAATCTTGCCGCCCAAATTTCACATTGTCTCGAACCGTTCCCGAAAACAAATGCGGCGTTTGAAGCACTACACCGAGTTGAGAACGAAGACTCTGCAAAGATTTAGTCATGTAATCCTCACCATCAATTTTAATGGTACCGCTTGTAGGTTCATAAAAACGACACACAAGGTTCGTCACCGTCGTTTTACCCGCACCCGTTGCACCAACCAATGCAACCGACTGACCTGCTTCAATATGCAAATTGAAGTTTGGCAAAACCACCTTTTCCTCCACATACTCAAAACGGGTATTTTCAAACTGAATTTCGCCTTGTATTTCTCCAAAATCCGTTGCCCCTTCTTCGTCTTTTATCGTTACTTCTTCGTCAATCAGCGAAAAAATGCGTTCGCCTGCCGACAAACTACCTTGCGCCATCGCATAGAATCGAGCAATGTCCAAAATCGGCATAAATATCTGAGTAGCATAACTAAAGAAAGCTGCAAGTGTTCCGATAGTAATGCCCGTAGGTATCGCCAACGCCATTTGCCCACCTAAAAACAAGACCAATCCACCAGCCGCCGAACCAATAAAAATCACCAAAGGCATATACATTGCTGTATAATATTGCGCCATGAAAGATGATTTTCTCATGTTGTCGCTCAATCCCCTAAATTCTCTGCTTACTCTTTCTTCTTGAGCGGTGATTTTGTTAACCTGCACACCGTTGTTGTGTTCTGTAAAACTTGCGGTCAGTTCGCTGTTGATTTTTCGAGATTCACGAGAATACTTCAAAATCAGCATTCGGATTTTGACCGAAACCAAAACCAATATCGGTATGGCAGCTAATACGATTAGTGTCAATTGCCAATTGAAGAACAACATGATCGACAAGCAGATTGTAATCATGGTCATTCCCCAAATACACTCCAAAAATCCCCACGAAATCAACTCTACCACTCGCTCGGTATCGGAGGTAATCCTCGACAACAACCAACCAGAAGCTGATTTATCGTAATAGGAAAAGGATAATTTTTGCAGTTTGTGAAACATTTCTTTACGAAGGTCATACATGACCGTTTCTTGTATGTAACCCGCAGATCTGATAAAGAAAAATACGCATATCACTTGAAAAATACCATTGGCTAAAAACAAGCATCCATACCACCAAAGCCCACTCCAATCGGGGTCGGGGGTAATTCCTTTGTCCCAGCTTTTTTGATAGACTTCAACAAGTGGTGTAATCACATCGTCTAAAAAAAACATCCATATCGCTGGAAATATGGCATCGCTAATCGCTACCAATACGACCGATACAATGAATCCCCAAAACATGGATTTGTAGCTCATCGCATAGCTAAAAATACGCTTCAAAAAGGGAGTCAGTGCTCCTATATCTTTGAATTGTTCGTCTTCTGATTGTTTGTATTGTTGCATTTTTTATTGTTGTGTTAATGTGTTGGGGTTTATGATTTTGTAGAGACGTTTTACCAAAACGTCTCTACGCATTTCGATATCCTTCAAACCCTACAAAAAAAACTCTGTGCCTCCGTGTTCATTCAAAAAAAAAAACTCCGTGCCTCTGTGTTCATCGCTAAAGAAGTTCCGCCTCCATTTCTGCTTGCACTTCATAAACATTTCGATAAAACCCAGGCTTCTTGGACAATTCAAGGTGATTCCCTTCGGCAGTCACCTTCCCTTTCTCGATGACAATAATCTTGTCCGCACGTTGAACAGAAGTAATTCGATGAGCAATAATAATAGTCGTTTTGTCTTTCACTTTCTCTTTCAAAGACATTTGAATATTGTATTCTGTTTCTGTATCAACAGCCGAAGTCGCATCGTCCAAAACCAAAATATCCGTAGATTCCAAAAGCGTTCGAGCAAGCGTAACCCGCTGTTTTTGCCCTCCCGAAAGCGTGACTCCCTTCTCTCCCACCAAAGTATCATATCCCTCAGGGAAAACGTGCATAATGTCGTGAATACTTGCCGCTTTTGCAGCATCAATGATTTCATCTTCGTCCACTCTCGTTTGTGTATAAGCGATGTTGCCCTTGATGGTGGTCGAAAACAAAAACGCCTTTTGCAGCACTAGCCCAATCTGTTTTCGGAGATAGGTTTTGCTATACAATTGCAGGGATTTGCCATCCAAGAAAATTTCGCCTTTGGTGGGTTCAAAAAATCGGGTAAGCAAGGCAATAATCGTGGTTTTTCCTGCGCCTGTTGGTCCCATCAGTGCAACTTGCTGTCCTGCTGCAATTTTGAAACTCACATCCTGCAATACATATTCATTTTCTTTGGCATCAGGATATTGAAACCACACGTTTTTAAAGACAATTTCTCCCTTCAATCCTCCACCTTCAATGCCTGAATAATCTTCTTCGGGTTCATCCATAATTTTGGAGATTCGTTCCATAGCCACCATTGCCATACCCATTTGCGACACAACCCTACCGAGTCGGCGCATAGGAAAAGTCACCATGATGGCATAGGTATAAAAACTGGTCAGTTCACCAACTGTTATTTGATTGGTCAAAGCATAATACCCTCCTGCCATAATAGAGGCAGCGATTTGGAAGTGAATCATGGTATCCGAAAAAGGCCAAAAGAAAGCGTGTAGCATGGCGTGTTTTTTGCCAATCGTCAATTTTCTTTGGTTCTGACTTTCAAATTTTTCTATCTCCGAATCCTCTTGTGCAAAGGCTTGCACGACTCGAATTCCTGACAGATTTTCTTCTGCAATACCAGTGAGTTTATCTTGTTCTGCTTCATGTTTCTCCCATACCTTTTGCTCTTTTCTGAAAAAGATGTAAGAAGTTCCAACCACTATTGGAACAGAAGCAATGGCTATCAAGGAATAAGTGAGGTGAACCGATGCCATCATCCAAAAGGAAAAAACAAAAATGGAACTCAACAAGATGACATCTACCACTTGATTGAGCATAAATCGGCGTACCGTTTCGACATCTCCCGTGCTTTTTTGAATAATTTCACCCGTTGAAGTAGTGGCGTGAAAGGTCAGGGGAACTTTTTGAAGGTGGGCAAATAGCTTGTCTCGAAATTGCTTGATGGCTTTTTCGGTACAGTAGGACGAAATGGCACTGGAGGCAAACATGGATGCCCCTCGAAAAAAGGCAATACCCAGATATACAAGACCTAAACAGAGTAATACCCAAACCAAATTTCCCATAGTGAGGTCGGGAATGATGTTGTAAATCCACTGTGCAAATGTGTCGTTTGTGGTAGCTTGTTGTGTGCCATTAGACTGAAAATACACGATTACTCCGTCAATGGTGACTTGCAATACTTTGGGTTCCAACATTCTAATAAAGGTGGAAAATATGAGCAGTAATGCTGCACCAAAATAATAGTGTTTCCATTTGTCAAGGATGGAAAAGAGTTTGTAAAAATTGTGCATAGTTGAAGAATTAGGTAAAAAAAAACCGCAAGCATCGTTTTGATAATGCTTGCGGTTTACATGAAAATATAACTTATATGAAAAAATCACATAAAATACCTTATATGCCGCAAGCCTTCTCCTTCCACATCTTTGGTGAATGTGGTTTCAACCATTGAAGGTTGATTGAAGATTACGCTATATGTGTTTTTAGTGATGTTCATCAAATTTCTATTTTGTTAGATAATTGTGATTGATAATTTGAAGAATGATATATGTTGATTGAAATGGTTGTTTTCAGCTTATGTTTGGCAAACGAAAGGATTTTTCAAAAAGTTCCATCACCTTCCATTTTTTTCTAAAAAATTACTCAGTCCAAAAAACATTTTCTGATAACCTCCTTAAAATCTTTGACTACGGGATCATCGCTGTCCCAACCATAATCGTGAACCAAATTCAGATTAACATAGGTTAGTGCTTGTATATACCCTTCACTAGTGGCAATATCATCCACTGCTTTGTTGTAGGCATTGTTGTCTCCTTTAAACAGCTGATTGATAAACGCAAATCGCTGATTGAAGCTAACATCCATTTTTCTACTTGCACCATTTTTCTTCTCTTTTCCTGCATTTCTGGCCAATACATCATTCAACTCCAAAGCAACAGTTTCGTCCTCTCCACTGTAGTAATCATCCTCAAAATCAAAATCATCTTCTCTAGGTGTTGAACTTTTGACAATATCTTCCAAGATTTGTGTTCTCACAGAGTTATCATCTGTCAAAACAGGTTGATGCACAGGCTTTTCTATTTCTTCAGGCTCTTCGTCCATGAAATTTCGTGCCACCTCTCTAGGGTTGATAATGGATGTCGCCCCTTCTTCTCTTTTATTTGGCTGGATAATAGTGGTCGCATCGTCTTCTTCCGTTGAGGAATGAATAATAATCGTTGCATTTTCCTCCTCTTCCGCTTTGGAGTGAACAAGAGGAGTTATATCATCC
The Chitinophagales bacterium genome window above contains:
- a CDS encoding ABC transporter ATP-binding protein; protein product: MQQYKQSEDEQFKDIGALTPFLKRIFSYAMSYKSMFWGFIVSVVLVAISDAIFPAIWMFFLDDVITPLVEVYQKSWDKGITPDPDWSGLWWYGCLFLANGIFQVICVFFFIRSAGYIQETVMYDLRKEMFHKLQKLSFSYYDKSASGWLLSRITSDTERVVELISWGFLECIWGMTMITICLSIMLFFNWQLTLIVLAAIPILVLVSVKIRMLILKYSRESRKINSELTASFTEHNNGVQVNKITAQEERVSREFRGLSDNMRKSSFMAQYYTAMYMPLVIFIGSAAGGLVLFLGGQMALAIPTGITIGTLAAFFSYATQIFMPILDIARFYAMAQGSLSAGERIFSLIDEEVTIKDEEGATDFGEIQGEIQFENTRFEYVEEKVVLPNFNLHIEAGQSVALVGATGAGKTTVTNLVCRFYEPTSGTIKIDGEDYMTKSLQSLRSQLGVVLQTPHLFSGTVRDNVKFGRQDSTDEDIIAALRLLGAEDFVSRLEEEVGEGGEKLSMGERQLISFARAVLTDPRILIMDEATSSIDTLTEARIQASIEQMIQGRTALIIAHRLSTIKNCDRILVMSHGEIVEDGNHKELMRLKGAYYELYTKQLEKESLVKEEVEM
- a CDS encoding ABC transporter ATP-binding protein yields the protein MHNFYKLFSILDKWKHYYFGAALLLIFSTFIRMLEPKVLQVTIDGVIVYFQSNGTQQATTNDTFAQWIYNIIPDLTMGNLVWVLLCLGLVYLGIAFFRGASMFASSAISSYCTEKAIKQFRDKLFAHLQKVPLTFHATTSTGEIIQKSTGDVETVRRFMLNQVVDVILLSSIFVFSFWMMASVHLTYSLIAIASVPIVVGTSYIFFRKEQKVWEKHEAEQDKLTGIAEENLSGIRVVQAFAQEDSEIEKFESQNQRKLTIGKKHAMLHAFFWPFSDTMIHFQIAASIMAGGYYALTNQITVGELTSFYTYAIMVTFPMRRLGRVVSQMGMAMVAMERISKIMDEPEEDYSGIEGGGLKGEIVFKNVWFQYPDAKENEYVLQDVSFKIAAGQQVALMGPTGAGKTTIIALLTRFFEPTKGEIFLDGKSLQLYSKTYLRKQIGLVLQKAFLFSTTIKGNIAYTQTRVDEDEIIDAAKAASIHDIMHVFPEGYDTLVGEKGVTLSGGQKQRVTLARTLLESTDILVLDDATSAVDTETEYNIQMSLKEKVKDKTTIIIAHRITSVQRADKIIVIEKGKVTAEGNHLELSKKPGFYRNVYEVQAEMEAELL